The Methanomassiliicoccales archaeon genome has a segment encoding these proteins:
- a CDS encoding TldD/PmbA family protein, giving the protein MDLERMTKKTVHKVLEEGAKEVEAYLVRVRSLTAYIDDDKVKNLEEKLDQGISVRVSLNGRLGQSSSTMYTVRDLEECGAKAVALARLSRPDPHFKKFPGFSQPVGSVENSQEEVLTASQEMLRDKVAEVVNAVGEGIKVPRGQLRVAILERALTNSNGATFREKGTMAYAHFTCMTTGADPGEGSESYYSSGLSALDTQNMGQRLREKALNAQNAEHFKGKMTTSVILPPEELAEMLIASVGYSLDGENALRHRSPWGELVGQEVGNKLVDLRDQPWDPRSSLSCKFDDEGTPTREKPLVERGVLKGLLYDNYHAQMGNVSATGNYIRRDPSDALNLYRRGAVTLPMNLVWRAGTKSVEDMVSEMKEGVVIEKLAAPDVNNITGGFALEVRSAKLVRDGQVAGHIDQCLLVGNFYQALKRVGAVGNDATVHRNCITPSVRFDDLEMVGSE; this is encoded by the coding sequence ATGGACCTCGAGAGGATGACCAAGAAGACGGTGCACAAGGTGCTGGAAGAGGGGGCCAAGGAGGTCGAGGCCTACCTGGTCCGCGTGCGCTCGCTCACCGCCTACATAGATGACGACAAGGTGAAGAACCTGGAGGAGAAGCTGGACCAGGGCATATCCGTGCGGGTGTCCCTTAACGGGCGCCTGGGGCAGTCCAGCTCCACAATGTACACCGTGCGCGATCTGGAAGAGTGCGGGGCCAAGGCTGTCGCCTTAGCCCGGCTCTCCCGTCCCGACCCTCATTTTAAGAAGTTCCCCGGCTTCTCGCAGCCGGTAGGCTCCGTGGAGAACAGCCAGGAAGAGGTTCTGACCGCCAGCCAGGAGATGCTTAGGGACAAGGTGGCGGAGGTCGTGAACGCGGTCGGAGAGGGGATCAAGGTCCCGAGAGGGCAGCTGCGCGTGGCCATATTGGAACGTGCTCTGACCAACTCCAACGGCGCCACCTTCCGGGAGAAGGGGACGATGGCCTACGCCCACTTCACCTGCATGACCACCGGGGCGGACCCCGGCGAGGGCAGTGAAAGCTACTATTCGTCAGGGCTGTCGGCCCTGGACACGCAGAACATGGGACAGAGGTTGAGGGAGAAGGCCCTGAACGCCCAAAACGCCGAGCACTTCAAGGGCAAGATGACCACCTCGGTGATCCTTCCACCGGAGGAGCTGGCGGAGATGCTCATAGCTTCCGTGGGCTATTCTCTCGACGGGGAGAACGCCCTGCGACACCGCTCTCCCTGGGGGGAGCTGGTGGGACAGGAGGTCGGGAACAAGCTGGTGGACCTGCGCGACCAACCCTGGGACCCCCGCTCCTCGCTCTCCTGCAAGTTCGACGACGAAGGGACGCCCACCAGGGAGAAGCCGCTAGTGGAGAGGGGAGTGCTGAAGGGACTGCTCTACGACAACTATCACGCCCAGATGGGGAACGTCTCCGCCACCGGCAACTACATACGGCGCGATCCATCGGACGCCCTGAACCTGTACCGCCGGGGCGCGGTCACTCTGCCCATGAACCTGGTGTGGAGGGCGGGGACGAAGAGCGTGGAGGACATGGTCTCGGAGATGAAGGAGGGAGTGGTCATCGAGAAGCTGGCCGCCCCGGACGTCAACAACATCACCGGAGGCTTCGCCCTGGAGGTGCGCTCCGCCAAGCTGGTGCGAGACGGACAGGTCGCGGGACACATTGACCAGTGCCTGCTGGTAGGTAATTTCTATCAGGCGCTGAAGCGCGTCGGGGCCGTAGGAAACGACGCCACGGTACACCGCAACTGCATCACCCCTTCCGTACGCTTCGACGACCTGGAGATGGTGGGAAGCGAGTGA
- a CDS encoding TldD/PmbA family protein — MDQLELAVERMRAEGADFCDARYQVITSTGVAVVDAAVKRISEDRLRGACLRARKRGSWGYATTVDVSKEAMMEATAKAVRNALAGTAQGKLIPDRGGAKADLKAQVKLHPSKVGMDEKVQAALDMDRAQRVDPRIVNSNAMLREEVRENMLVNSHDKRLSWEEVRSTIMVEAVAHEAGRTEFFYDIRDGSVGYELVKETDLEAFGRETGKEAIKMLSAVKAPSGLVTCITDPSISGLLAHEVMGHASEADEIVKRRSFLTDMVGKKVGSPLITMVDDGTFKGARGCIPFDDEGSPSSRTVVIQDGVYRGYMHSLETAAEMGVEPTGNGRAQAFDHRVWVRMTNTFFDKGDQDLDEMIADVKLGVLTDHMISGMEDPVGGGFEAKALRGFLIENGKITNMLRSFTLTGNALNILSTADAMGKKVELDGGYCGKGIEDWVPVSSGGPHCRFKIVLGGD; from the coding sequence ATGGACCAGCTGGAACTGGCCGTGGAACGCATGCGGGCCGAGGGCGCGGACTTCTGCGACGCCCGCTACCAGGTGATCACCAGCACCGGGGTGGCGGTGGTGGACGCCGCCGTCAAGCGCATATCGGAGGACAGACTGCGGGGAGCGTGCCTGAGGGCCCGGAAACGAGGCTCCTGGGGCTACGCTACGACGGTGGACGTGTCCAAGGAGGCCATGATGGAAGCGACGGCCAAGGCCGTCCGCAACGCTCTGGCCGGGACGGCCCAGGGCAAGCTCATACCAGACCGGGGCGGGGCCAAGGCCGACCTCAAGGCCCAGGTCAAGCTTCACCCTTCCAAGGTGGGCATGGACGAGAAGGTCCAGGCGGCTCTGGACATGGACCGGGCGCAGCGGGTAGACCCGCGCATAGTCAACAGCAACGCCATGCTGCGGGAGGAGGTGCGGGAGAACATGCTGGTCAACAGCCACGACAAGCGCCTGAGCTGGGAGGAGGTGCGTTCCACAATAATGGTGGAGGCTGTGGCCCACGAGGCCGGGCGTACCGAGTTCTTCTACGACATCCGGGACGGCTCCGTCGGTTACGAACTGGTCAAGGAGACCGACCTGGAGGCCTTCGGGCGGGAGACGGGGAAGGAGGCCATCAAGATGCTCTCGGCGGTGAAGGCGCCTTCGGGCCTGGTCACCTGCATAACCGACCCCTCCATCTCTGGGCTGCTGGCCCATGAGGTCATGGGGCACGCGTCCGAGGCGGACGAGATAGTCAAGCGGCGTTCCTTCCTTACCGACATGGTGGGCAAGAAGGTCGGCTCGCCCCTCATCACCATGGTGGACGACGGGACGTTCAAGGGAGCGAGGGGTTGCATCCCCTTCGACGACGAGGGCTCGCCCTCCTCGCGCACGGTGGTCATCCAGGACGGCGTGTACCGCGGGTACATGCATTCGTTGGAGACCGCGGCGGAGATGGGCGTGGAGCCGACCGGCAACGGGAGGGCCCAGGCCTTCGACCACCGGGTGTGGGTGCGCATGACCAACACCTTCTTCGATAAGGGGGACCAGGACCTCGACGAGATGATCGCCGATGTCAAGCTGGGAGTGCTCACCGACCACATGATCAGCGGCATGGAGGACCCGGTGGGCGGCGGCTTTGAGGCCAAGGCCTTGCGCGGATTCCTCATCGAGAACGGGAAGATAACCAATATGCTGCGCTCGTTCACTCTGACCGGCAACGCCCTCAATATCCTTTCGACGGCCGATGCCATGGGCAAGAAGGTCGAGCTGGACGGCGGGTACTGTGGCAAGGGCATCGAGGACTGGGTCCCCGTTTCATCTGGGGGCCCGCACTGTCGCTTCAAGATAGTACTGGGAGGCGATTGA
- a CDS encoding Xaa-Pro peptidase family protein, producing MKDRVKWIFSNCQEGLDAIVLVNGEEPMLDVAFPYVTGTRFGLFEGCLGVITPDGRSTLITSQLEETSARAGKAEVLTYRTQKDREMVGGGILGNFRKIGIHGWGITYNNYLDLQRMAPSAELVDISPGLSAARFIKDRDEVERMRKACRIASRVADEIPRILKDGMTEYEAAAELDYRMMRMGATGSAFGTNASFGPSSAEPHHGAEDIKIKRGDTALFDFGCKVEGYCSDITRTSFFKEAKDWQKRMYQVVLEAQIVALKVIKAGVNGKDVDAAARKVIDASEFKELMIHSTGHGLGLSVHDGGRMAPNHDFILKAGMVLTVEPGVYIAGQGGVRIEDDVLITEDGYEMLTDAAKELKVVQ from the coding sequence ATGAAGGACCGAGTAAAGTGGATCTTTTCCAATTGCCAGGAAGGGCTGGACGCCATCGTGCTCGTCAACGGTGAGGAGCCGATGTTGGACGTGGCGTTCCCCTACGTCACCGGGACCAGGTTCGGGCTTTTCGAGGGCTGCCTGGGGGTCATCACCCCTGACGGGCGCTCCACCCTCATAACTTCCCAGCTGGAGGAGACCTCCGCCCGGGCCGGGAAGGCGGAAGTGCTCACCTACCGCACCCAGAAGGACCGGGAGATGGTCGGCGGGGGCATCTTGGGCAACTTCCGCAAGATCGGGATACACGGTTGGGGCATCACCTACAACAACTATCTGGACCTCCAGCGGATGGCGCCCTCGGCGGAGCTGGTGGACATCAGCCCCGGGCTGTCCGCTGCTCGCTTTATCAAAGACAGGGACGAGGTGGAACGCATGAGGAAGGCCTGCCGCATCGCCTCCCGGGTGGCCGATGAGATACCCCGCATCCTCAAGGACGGCATGACGGAATACGAAGCGGCAGCGGAGCTGGACTATCGCATGATGCGCATGGGCGCCACCGGGTCGGCCTTCGGCACCAACGCCTCCTTCGGCCCCAGCTCGGCGGAGCCGCATCACGGGGCCGAGGACATCAAGATCAAGCGCGGGGACACCGCCCTCTTCGACTTCGGCTGCAAGGTGGAGGGCTACTGCTCGGACATCACCCGCACCTCCTTCTTCAAGGAGGCCAAGGACTGGCAGAAGCGCATGTACCAGGTAGTGCTGGAGGCGCAGATCGTCGCCCTCAAGGTGATCAAGGCCGGGGTCAACGGCAAGGACGTGGACGCCGCCGCCCGCAAGGTCATCGACGCCAGCGAGTTCAAGGAGCTGATGATCCATTCCACCGGGCACGGGCTGGGACTGTCGGTGCACGACGGTGGACGAATGGCCCCGAACCACGATTTCATTCTCAAAGCAGGCATGGTCCTGACGGTCGAGCCGGGCGTGTACATCGCTGGGCAGGGCGGGGTGCGCATCGAGGACGACGTGCTCATCACCGAGGACGGGTACGAGATGCTCACCGACGCCGCCAAGGAACTGAAGGTGGTCCAATGA
- a CDS encoding aspartate dehydrogenase gives MSLAWGNGLLTNPLGQVTAASASHDRHWRGRDKVISGLGDYAPMRLLIIGSGAIGTTLAEAIEEMEEFDIFYITDKNQERAKKITKECKKGKFISPTDESIKAHLKNVDLVVEAASQDAVKHYVPIVLGMGVDVLVMSVGAFADDETRERCFNVAKRKGGRLYVPSGAICGTDGLHSASSDVIDSVELVSTKGPKSFQDNAYLTSKGVDVNSLKQKTILFEGSARDAVAHFPKNVNVSATISLIGIGLDKTKVKLVCDPISDCNAHRLEVRGEFGHIVCETDNVPFPSNPATSYLAALSAIAAIRRIAGNVWIGI, from the coding sequence ATGAGCCTTGCATGGGGGAACGGATTATTAACCAATCCCCTGGGACAGGTGACCGCCGCCAGCGCCAGCCATGACCGTCACTGGAGGGGGAGGGACAAGGTTATATCAGGGTTAGGCGATTATGCGCCGATGCGACTCCTAATCATCGGCAGCGGGGCCATCGGTACTACACTGGCTGAGGCCATCGAGGAAATGGAAGAGTTCGATATCTTCTACATAACGGACAAGAACCAGGAGAGGGCCAAGAAGATCACCAAGGAGTGCAAGAAGGGCAAGTTCATCTCCCCCACCGACGAGAGCATCAAGGCCCACCTGAAGAACGTCGACCTGGTGGTCGAAGCCGCCTCGCAGGACGCTGTAAAACATTACGTCCCCATCGTCCTGGGCATGGGCGTGGACGTGCTGGTCATGAGCGTGGGCGCCTTCGCTGACGACGAGACCAGGGAAAGGTGCTTCAACGTGGCCAAGCGCAAGGGCGGTCGTCTTTACGTACCTTCGGGAGCCATCTGCGGTACGGATGGGTTGCATTCCGCTTCCTCGGACGTCATAGACAGCGTGGAGCTCGTATCCACAAAGGGGCCCAAGAGCTTCCAGGACAATGCCTATCTGACATCGAAGGGCGTGGACGTCAACTCGCTCAAGCAGAAGACCATCCTTTTCGAGGGCTCGGCACGTGATGCCGTGGCCCATTTCCCCAAGAACGTCAACGTCTCCGCCACCATTTCCCTCATCGGCATCGGCCTGGACAAGACCAAGGTCAAGCTGGTGTGTGATCCCATTTCCGACTGCAACGCCCACCGTCTGGAGGTCAGGGGGGAGTTCGGTCACATCGTCTGCGAGACGGACAACGTGCCCTTCCCGTCCAACCCGGCGACCAGCTATCTGGCCGCGCTCTCGGCCATCGCCGCCATCAGGCGCATTGCCGGTAACGTTTGGATAGGCATCTGA
- a CDS encoding archease codes for MRYRTLEHTADVMVEAYGANLEECFGNAAYALTDQILDVSKVRPKLEREILAEGHDHESMLYNFLSELLFVFDVTGMVFSKFTVRFDGDKVVCRAWGEAYDAKRHRPKKEVKAITYHMMAIEPATPAVRVVFDI; via the coding sequence ATGAGGTATCGCACCCTGGAGCACACCGCGGACGTCATGGTGGAGGCCTATGGCGCCAACCTCGAGGAGTGCTTCGGCAACGCCGCCTACGCCCTTACGGACCAGATACTGGACGTCTCCAAGGTCCGCCCTAAGTTGGAGCGGGAGATCCTCGCCGAGGGGCACGACCACGAATCGATGCTCTACAACTTCCTCTCCGAGCTGCTGTTCGTCTTCGACGTCACCGGCATGGTCTTCTCCAAGTTCACCGTGCGCTTCGATGGCGACAAGGTGGTGTGCCGAGCCTGGGGCGAGGCCTACGACGCCAAGAGGCATCGCCCCAAGAAGGAGGTCAAGGCCATCACCTACCACATGATGGCCATCGAGCCGGCCACCCCGGCGGTGCGCGTGGTCTTCGACATCTGA
- a CDS encoding HAMP domain-containing sensor histidine kinase, protein MSDNEAANHHDRLFLDMLRTLQKAEDNESALHAVMDAVAGMFLPARVCFVPEERSGFTAMGDSGPWTAEARLLPDQMIKLLPSKKGFAVALKNRGRRIGLLIVDGVREPRDLDQAVPFILALPDALELSLSNIRYMQELNESRDQFSRLSESLGVANKILRHDIANEMLVISSSLDLYRQNNRERDLLRAQGSLLRMHSIITQMRDLDSFLLARREMTATSLTQVINATLPALEMPYTVQGDAQILADPALKAVIENLVRNAKKHGQAKGMEFVIIKKDGKVVLAVRDDGKGLPVDQLDRIFQEGVAFGESKGTGLGLYLVKRTMVRYGGSIRADNDPRGGARFELTFRSVEP, encoded by the coding sequence ATGAGCGATAATGAGGCCGCCAATCATCACGACAGACTATTCCTAGACATGCTCCGCACCCTGCAGAAGGCCGAGGACAACGAATCGGCGCTGCACGCGGTCATGGACGCAGTGGCCGGAATGTTCCTACCTGCAAGGGTGTGCTTCGTCCCCGAGGAGCGAAGCGGGTTCACGGCCATGGGCGATAGCGGCCCCTGGACCGCCGAGGCGCGCCTGCTTCCGGACCAGATGATCAAGCTCCTGCCCTCCAAGAAGGGTTTCGCCGTGGCCTTGAAGAACCGGGGGCGACGCATCGGCCTGCTGATAGTGGACGGGGTGCGGGAACCGAGGGACTTGGACCAGGCCGTGCCGTTCATACTGGCACTGCCCGACGCCTTGGAACTGTCCCTCAGCAACATCCGCTATATGCAGGAGCTGAACGAATCCCGGGACCAGTTCTCTCGGCTATCTGAATCCCTGGGCGTGGCCAACAAGATCCTGCGGCACGACATCGCCAACGAGATGCTGGTCATCAGCTCCTCCTTGGACCTTTACCGGCAGAACAACCGGGAGCGGGACCTCCTGCGGGCCCAGGGGTCCCTGCTGCGCATGCATAGCATAATCACACAGATGAGGGACCTGGACAGCTTCCTGCTGGCCCGCAGGGAGATGACCGCCACCAGCCTGACCCAGGTGATCAACGCCACGCTGCCCGCCCTGGAGATGCCCTACACGGTGCAAGGGGACGCTCAGATACTGGCGGACCCGGCGCTCAAGGCGGTCATCGAGAACCTGGTGCGCAATGCCAAGAAGCACGGCCAGGCCAAAGGCATGGAGTTCGTCATCATCAAGAAGGATGGAAAGGTGGTGTTGGCCGTGCGGGACGACGGGAAAGGTCTGCCGGTCGATCAGCTGGACCGCATATTCCAGGAGGGCGTGGCCTTCGGCGAGTCCAAGGGCACCGGCCTGGGCCTCTACCTGGTCAAGCGGACCATGGTCCGCTACGGGGGGAGCATCCGGGCGGACAACGACCCCCGTGGGGGCGCCCGTTTCGAGCTCACCTTCCGCTCGGTCGAACCTTGA
- the proB gene encoding glutamate 5-kinase codes for MRDIKVTRAVIKIGTNTICGEDGKVDAAYLDGIARQVLELEKTGVQSIIVTSGAIGSGSSELGLDDVQKDMAHKQACAAVGQAVLMLTYREVFARHGRSVGQLLLTYNVFSDRKVYLNLRKTVDALFNLGVVPIINENDVISTDEIGGTFGDNDKLSALVASKVDADLLILLTDVDGLYDRNPDTDKDAHFIDTVDEITKDIEMMGGSGTSDRSKGGMKSKINAARIAMGAGCNTIIANGRERDVILRLVRGEKLGTLFSANALYTNRERWILYASPRGKITVDEGAEKALKDGGSLLPCGITAVEGRFKEGDVVRIGTFAKGVVNFPFGEVMQLKASCEKKGKEKVHNGSVVIDHCNVVFHE; via the coding sequence ATGAGGGACATCAAGGTCACCCGCGCGGTCATCAAGATCGGCACAAACACCATCTGCGGGGAGGACGGCAAGGTCGATGCGGCGTATCTGGACGGCATCGCCCGCCAGGTCCTGGAGCTGGAGAAGACGGGGGTACAGTCGATAATCGTCACGTCCGGAGCGATAGGTTCAGGCAGCAGCGAGCTCGGTCTGGACGACGTGCAGAAGGACATGGCCCACAAGCAGGCCTGCGCCGCCGTGGGCCAGGCGGTCCTCATGCTCACCTACCGAGAGGTGTTCGCCCGCCACGGGAGGTCCGTGGGGCAATTGCTGCTCACCTACAACGTCTTCTCCGACCGGAAGGTCTACCTCAACCTGCGCAAGACCGTGGACGCGCTGTTCAATCTGGGTGTCGTCCCCATCATCAACGAGAACGACGTGATATCCACGGACGAGATAGGCGGCACCTTCGGGGACAACGACAAGCTGTCGGCGCTGGTCGCCAGCAAGGTGGACGCCGACCTGCTCATCCTCCTCACGGACGTGGACGGCCTGTACGACCGCAATCCCGACACGGACAAGGACGCCCACTTCATCGACACGGTCGACGAGATCACCAAGGACATCGAGATGATGGGCGGAAGCGGGACCAGCGACCGGTCCAAGGGCGGGATGAAGAGTAAGATCAACGCGGCGCGCATCGCCATGGGCGCCGGCTGCAACACCATAATCGCCAACGGTCGGGAAAGGGATGTCATCCTGCGCCTGGTCCGCGGCGAAAAGCTAGGAACGCTGTTCTCCGCCAACGCTTTGTACACCAACCGGGAGCGCTGGATACTCTACGCCAGCCCACGCGGCAAGATAACCGTGGACGAGGGCGCGGAGAAGGCACTGAAGGATGGTGGGAGCCTGCTGCCCTGCGGCATTACCGCCGTCGAGGGGCGATTCAAGGAGGGCGACGTGGTGCGCATCGGCACATTCGCCAAGGGCGTGGTGAACTTCCCCTTCGGGGAGGTCATGCAGCTCAAGGCCAGCTGCGAGAAGAAGGGAAAAGAGAAGGTCCACAACGGCAGCGTGGTCATCGACCACTGCAACGTCGTTTTCCACGAGTGA
- a CDS encoding glutamate-5-semialdehyde dehydrogenase produces MDAVERAAKDAKEASYRLQSLTQAVKNEVLEEIASALQEHAGSIFKANEADLKEAEKAGLPKPMVKRLRYDQGKMEESVESLRSLIRQEDPIGKVVSRTELDDGLVLEKVTCPIGVIGVIFESRPEALVQISSLCLKSGNAVILKGGSEAHRTNEALAKVIVDAASDVDERFKGAVQLLSTREEINKLLALDEQVDLIIPRGSNQLVKFIQSHTKIPVLGHSEGVCHTYVDQRADLEMALRVCYDAKVQYPAVCNAMETLLVHENVALSFLPAMAEAYHRAGVELRGDASARCIVEMKEATEDDWSAEYNDLILSIKVVSSLEEAVAHINKYGSHHTDAIITSDERGARRFMDEVDSSSVMWNCSTRFADGYRYGLGAEVGISTNKTHARGPVGLEGLTIYKYRLLGSGQAVADYSGENARKYTHRKML; encoded by the coding sequence ATGGACGCGGTTGAGAGGGCAGCCAAGGACGCCAAGGAGGCGTCCTATCGCCTGCAGAGCCTGACCCAGGCGGTCAAGAACGAAGTGCTGGAGGAGATAGCCTCGGCGCTGCAGGAGCACGCCGGTTCGATCTTCAAGGCCAACGAGGCCGACCTGAAGGAGGCGGAGAAGGCCGGGCTGCCCAAGCCCATGGTCAAGCGCCTGCGCTACGACCAGGGAAAGATGGAGGAGTCCGTGGAGTCCCTGCGCTCCCTGATCAGACAGGAGGACCCCATCGGCAAGGTGGTCTCGCGCACCGAGCTGGACGATGGACTGGTCCTGGAAAAGGTAACTTGCCCTATAGGGGTCATCGGCGTGATATTCGAATCGCGCCCGGAGGCGCTGGTCCAGATATCATCGCTGTGCCTGAAGTCCGGTAACGCGGTCATACTGAAGGGCGGCTCCGAGGCCCATCGGACCAACGAGGCCTTGGCCAAGGTCATCGTCGATGCCGCATCGGACGTGGACGAGCGCTTCAAGGGAGCGGTGCAGCTTCTCTCCACTCGCGAGGAGATCAACAAGCTCCTGGCCCTGGACGAGCAGGTCGACCTGATCATCCCCCGCGGCTCCAACCAGCTGGTCAAGTTCATCCAATCCCACACCAAGATCCCGGTGCTGGGGCACTCCGAGGGCGTGTGCCACACCTATGTGGACCAGAGAGCGGACCTGGAAATGGCCCTGCGGGTGTGTTACGACGCCAAGGTCCAGTACCCGGCGGTGTGTAACGCCATGGAGACGTTGCTGGTGCACGAGAACGTCGCCCTGTCCTTCCTACCGGCCATGGCCGAGGCCTATCATCGGGCGGGCGTGGAGCTGAGGGGCGATGCGTCCGCGAGATGCATCGTGGAAATGAAGGAAGCTACGGAGGACGACTGGTCGGCGGAGTACAATGACCTGATACTTTCCATAAAGGTCGTCTCGTCCTTGGAGGAGGCTGTCGCCCACATCAACAAGTACGGGTCGCATCACACCGATGCCATAATCACCAGCGACGAGAGGGGTGCCAGGCGCTTCATGGACGAGGTTGATTCCTCATCCGTAATGTGGAACTGCTCTACGCGCTTTGCCGATGGCTACCGCTACGGCCTGGGGGCGGAGGTGGGCATCAGCACCAACAAGACCCACGCCCGCGGGCCGGTCGGACTGGAGGGGCTGACCATCTACAAGTATCGCCTCCTCGGCTCGGGACAGGCCGTGGCCGACTATTCCGGGGAGAACGCCAGGAAGTACACCCATAGGAAGATGCTATGA
- a CDS encoding THUMP domain-containing protein → MLAYNLLVTFHGNQRGHAEQEIMERMKDLGVYVEKIDLCEVEGVFLLQVGGDAKVLVAQLKRVCDENPSQFIYTYHWVPIERWVPSNKREIIDAATELGRGIGEDETWMMHLHKRHFEEHHDDLIAQLTGPLNRGRVNLEDPDKIVAVEILGRNTGLSLLNRHELLDVNKVRLAAGAGTI, encoded by the coding sequence ATGCTTGCCTACAACCTCCTGGTGACCTTTCACGGCAATCAGAGGGGTCACGCCGAACAAGAGATCATGGAACGGATGAAGGACCTGGGCGTCTACGTGGAGAAGATAGACCTCTGCGAGGTGGAGGGCGTCTTCCTGCTGCAGGTCGGCGGTGACGCCAAGGTGCTGGTCGCTCAGCTCAAGCGCGTTTGTGATGAGAACCCATCGCAGTTCATCTATACGTACCACTGGGTGCCTATAGAGCGCTGGGTGCCGTCGAACAAGCGCGAGATAATCGACGCCGCCACCGAGCTGGGGCGGGGCATCGGAGAGGATGAGACCTGGATGATGCACCTGCACAAACGGCACTTCGAGGAGCACCACGACGACCTCATCGCCCAGCTGACCGGGCCGCTCAACCGCGGGCGAGTGAACCTGGAGGACCCGGACAAGATCGTGGCCGTGGAGATACTGGGAAGGAACACGGGCCTATCCCTGCTCAATCGCCACGAACTGCTAGACGTGAACAAGGTGCGCTTGGCCGCGGGGGCGGGCACAATCTAG